One window of Rhizobium leguminosarum genomic DNA carries:
- a CDS encoding low molecular weight phosphatase family protein: MTAMDRAADIEEGKRPGAILFMCGVNSIRSPIAEAIARSILPGNTYVRSAGVRAGERDPFVDVVLEEIGLSLGRRLPQTLEELEDDYFDLIITLSPPAHHAALELTRSNAIDVVYWPTMDPTVVSGTREQILESYREVRDHLAGLIESRLLKRNGIAAQTA; this comes from the coding sequence ATGACGGCCATGGATCGCGCCGCCGACATCGAGGAGGGAAAGAGGCCGGGCGCCATCCTCTTCATGTGCGGGGTGAATTCCATTCGCTCGCCGATCGCCGAAGCAATCGCCCGTAGTATTCTGCCCGGCAATACCTATGTCAGGTCGGCCGGCGTGCGCGCCGGCGAGCGCGATCCTTTCGTCGATGTCGTGCTCGAGGAGATCGGGCTTTCCCTCGGCCGCCGCCTGCCGCAGACTCTCGAAGAGCTCGAGGACGATTATTTCGATCTGATCATCACGCTGTCGCCGCCGGCCCATCATGCCGCACTCGAGCTGACGCGGTCGAATGCAATCGATGTCGTCTACTGGCCGACCATGGATCCGACGGTTGTCAGCGGAACACGCGAGCAGATTCTGGAGAGTTATCGCGAGGTCCGCGATCACCTGGCCGGCCTCATCGAAAGCCGGCTACTCAAACGAAATGGCATTGCCGCGCAAACGGCATGA
- a CDS encoding UPF0262 family protein yields MAKGDFRLCDVVLDDTIGRSTPDVEHERAVAIFDLIEENSFAPLGHSGGPYRLKISLVDSKLVFAITTEEGGAVATHILSLTPFRRIVKDYFMICESYYEAIRSSTPSRIEAIDMGRRGIHNEGSQTLKDRLTGKIEVDFDTARRLFTLVCVLYWRG; encoded by the coding sequence ATGGCGAAGGGCGATTTCCGGCTTTGCGACGTCGTCCTTGACGATACGATCGGCCGTTCGACGCCCGATGTCGAGCATGAACGCGCCGTCGCCATCTTCGATCTGATCGAGGAGAACAGTTTTGCGCCGCTCGGCCATTCCGGCGGACCCTATCGGCTGAAGATCTCGCTGGTCGATTCGAAACTGGTTTTCGCCATCACCACCGAAGAGGGTGGCGCCGTCGCCACCCATATCCTGTCGCTCACGCCCTTCCGGCGGATCGTCAAGGATTACTTCATGATCTGCGAGAGCTATTACGAAGCGATCCGTTCGTCGACGCCGAGCCGCATCGAGGCGATCGACATGGGCCGGCGCGGCATCCACAATGAAGGTTCGCAGACGCTGAAGGATAGGCTGACCGGCAAGATAGAGGTCGATTTCGACACCGCCCGGCGCCTGTTCACCCTGGTCTGCGTACTCTACTGGCGCGGATGA